A single window of Candidatus Binatia bacterium DNA harbors:
- the grpE gene encoding nucleotide exchange factor GrpE, whose translation MTERDESETSATRADSEGRRETAANRSEAATSVDATGEDAEPAIATAEDQLDAARKEAAENYERFVRAKADLDNIRKRHQRELEDRARYDGESLARDILQAIDDLERALGHAGSAGPAVTGGIELVLKGLLSALKRNGVERIEAQGKPFDPAEHEAVTMVATDEAPPGTVVAVFRAGYRIRDRLLRAAMVSVARAPQDDPAMDQES comes from the coding sequence ATGACCGAACGCGACGAAAGCGAGACCTCGGCTACCCGCGCCGATTCCGAGGGCCGCCGCGAAACCGCGGCCAACCGCAGCGAGGCGGCAACATCCGTGGATGCGACCGGAGAGGACGCCGAACCGGCAATCGCGACCGCCGAAGACCAGCTCGACGCCGCGCGCAAGGAAGCTGCGGAAAACTACGAGCGCTTCGTGCGCGCCAAGGCCGACCTCGACAACATCCGCAAGCGTCACCAGCGCGAGCTCGAAGACAGGGCGCGTTACGACGGTGAGTCGCTGGCCCGCGACATCCTGCAGGCCATCGACGACCTCGAAAGGGCCCTCGGACACGCGGGCAGCGCCGGCCCCGCCGTCACCGGAGGCATCGAGCTGGTGCTCAAGGGGCTGCTGTCTGCGCTGAAGCGCAACGGGGTCGAAAGGATCGAGGCCCAAGGCAAGCCGTTTGACCCGGCCGAGCACGAAGCCGTCACGATGGTCGCGACCGACGAGGCCCCACCGGGCACCGTCGTCGCCGTTTTCCGCGCGGGATACCGGATCCGCGACCGGCTGCTGCGCGCCGCGATGGTTTCGGTCGCAAGGGCGCCGCAAGACGACCCGGCAATGGATCAGGAATCCTGA
- a CDS encoding NAD(P)H-quinone oxidoreductase: MKAIVIAEYGEPEVLTLRELPDPHASADDLLVSVRATALNRADLLQRRGLYPQPGAKPEFEIPGLEFAGTVATAGAATTGFSAGDRVMGLLAGGGYAEKIAIHHRLASPIPSSLGFEEAASVPEAFITAHDALVQCGFTCGESVLVHACGSGVGTAAIQIARAMGASKIFGTAGSAAKLEQATALGLDVGIDYKSENFAERIATETGKRGVDVILDFVGASYLEGNLRSLAEKGRIIVIGLMGGFTGDLPLGMLMQKRASIRGTLLRARSLEEKAAATRAFEKSVLPHLASGRIRTVVDTVLPLAEAAAAHRLMESNANFGKIVLRV; encoded by the coding sequence GTGAAAGCGATCGTGATTGCCGAATACGGGGAACCCGAAGTACTGACGCTGCGCGAGCTGCCCGACCCGCACGCGAGTGCCGACGACCTGCTGGTGAGCGTGCGTGCGACGGCGCTCAACCGGGCCGATCTGCTGCAGCGACGCGGGCTCTATCCGCAGCCCGGCGCGAAGCCCGAATTCGAAATTCCGGGGCTCGAGTTCGCGGGCACCGTCGCCACGGCGGGTGCGGCAACGACAGGTTTTTCCGCCGGAGATCGCGTGATGGGACTCCTCGCCGGCGGCGGTTACGCAGAGAAGATCGCGATCCACCACCGCCTGGCTTCGCCGATTCCGTCGTCGCTCGGCTTCGAGGAAGCGGCGTCGGTGCCGGAGGCGTTCATCACGGCGCACGATGCTCTCGTGCAGTGCGGCTTTACGTGCGGCGAGAGCGTTCTCGTCCACGCGTGCGGCTCGGGTGTCGGCACGGCTGCGATCCAGATTGCGCGCGCCATGGGCGCATCAAAGATCTTCGGCACGGCGGGATCGGCTGCAAAGCTCGAGCAGGCGACGGCGCTCGGGCTCGACGTCGGCATCGACTACAAGAGCGAGAATTTCGCCGAACGCATCGCGACGGAGACGGGCAAGCGCGGCGTCGACGTGATCCTCGACTTCGTCGGCGCGTCCTATCTCGAAGGGAACCTGCGCTCGCTGGCCGAGAAAGGCCGCATCATCGTCATCGGCCTGATGGGAGGCTTCACCGGCGACCTGCCGCTTGGCATGCTGATGCAGAAGCGCGCATCGATCCGCGGCACCCTTCTGCGGGCGCGCTCCCTCGAAGAGAAGGCGGCGGCCACGCGCGCGTTCGAGAAGAGCGTGCTGCCGCACCTTGCCAGCGGCCGCATCCGCACGGTCGTCGACACCGTCCTCCCTCTTGCCGAAGCCGCCGCCGCGCACCGCCTGATGGAATCCAACGCAAACTTCGGAAAAATCGTGCTACGCGTGTAA
- a CDS encoding glycosyltransferase family 39 protein, producing MAPASTSARPTSPSPSESSRAAASLSLADFDSDSGDSLQAAAGRPMVRLVAAIVLLAVFALGAVIPARTNTPTPDEFVYVPAGLYQLRTGDLSFDPTNPPLLKMLMALPLAAMDARIDADPRLRDNRTGWGPWIFGTSFMQLNRDRYLDLFFAARLVIVALGVGLGVLLFARARELVSPAAAIVALFLFATMPPLVAHSAVATLDLGVSVLLVAALVATDRFASTREWGWAALTGALFGFAFVVKGTAVLFAPLVPLLVALRWQRWDGPSLRWFVVGGAIMAASAWVAILASYGFSGFPLPAPLLEGLRFQLAASSAGEYPAFLDGRWSQTGWWYYYLVALALKTPIPTIALLALGLFSTAVLLRSTEKRASALWLLLPPLLLVYFLSFHYAKDYGVRYLLPAFPFLILIAAQGADVLLGRAAGRWILAGLLAWQAVNFVVAEPDPLSWFNEFAGGPEHSRKLLLDSNLDWGQDLGRLAAWLKGRGSTSACIGYFGHVDPKVYGIDFTLPSPAPAPGLCAISANFLGGYPYAITYAGNGIRGVRAGAWSWYDRLEPVARIGRSIYVFDVTAEDVARLGSTPAPRVP from the coding sequence GTGGCGCCGGCATCCACATCGGCTCGCCCGACGTCACCTTCACCATCCGAATCGTCGCGCGCCGCTGCGTCGCTTTCGCTGGCCGATTTCGATTCCGATTCCGGTGACAGCCTGCAGGCCGCTGCCGGCCGCCCGATGGTGCGGCTGGTTGCGGCCATCGTCCTCCTGGCCGTGTTCGCGCTCGGCGCCGTCATTCCGGCGCGCACGAACACGCCGACTCCCGACGAGTTCGTCTACGTACCGGCCGGGCTCTACCAACTTCGCACCGGCGATCTTTCGTTCGATCCGACCAACCCTCCGCTTCTGAAGATGCTGATGGCGCTTCCGCTTGCCGCGATGGACGCGCGCATCGACGCGGACCCGCGGCTGCGCGACAACCGCACCGGCTGGGGGCCGTGGATCTTCGGCACCAGCTTCATGCAGCTCAATCGCGACCGTTATCTCGACCTGTTTTTCGCGGCGCGCCTGGTGATTGTCGCGCTCGGTGTCGGGCTCGGGGTGCTGTTGTTCGCACGCGCGCGAGAGCTTGTGAGCCCTGCGGCCGCGATCGTCGCGCTGTTCCTGTTCGCGACGATGCCTCCGCTCGTTGCTCATAGCGCGGTGGCCACGCTCGACCTCGGAGTCAGCGTGCTGCTCGTGGCCGCCCTCGTTGCGACCGACCGCTTCGCATCGACTCGCGAATGGGGCTGGGCGGCGCTTACCGGGGCACTGTTCGGTTTCGCGTTCGTCGTCAAGGGAACGGCGGTGCTTTTTGCGCCGCTGGTGCCGTTGCTCGTCGCGCTGCGGTGGCAGCGCTGGGACGGCCCGTCGCTGCGGTGGTTCGTCGTCGGTGGCGCGATCATGGCGGCGTCGGCCTGGGTCGCGATTCTCGCGTCGTACGGCTTTTCGGGATTTCCGCTGCCGGCTCCGCTCCTCGAAGGCCTTCGCTTCCAGCTCGCCGCGAGCAGCGCGGGGGAATATCCCGCGTTCCTCGACGGGCGCTGGTCGCAGACAGGATGGTGGTACTACTACCTGGTCGCGCTGGCGCTGAAGACGCCGATTCCGACGATCGCGCTCCTCGCGCTCGGTCTTTTCTCTACCGCTGTGCTGCTGCGCAGCACCGAGAAGCGCGCGTCGGCGCTGTGGCTGCTGCTGCCCCCGCTGCTGCTCGTGTACTTCCTGTCGTTCCACTACGCGAAGGACTACGGAGTGCGCTACCTGCTGCCGGCGTTTCCTTTTCTCATCCTCATCGCGGCACAGGGCGCCGACGTGCTGCTCGGGCGCGCTGCCGGGCGCTGGATTCTTGCGGGGCTGCTCGCGTGGCAGGCCGTCAACTTCGTCGTCGCCGAGCCCGATCCCCTGTCGTGGTTCAACGAGTTCGCCGGAGGCCCGGAGCACTCCCGAAAGCTTCTCCTCGATTCGAATCTCGACTGGGGACAGGACCTCGGGCGGCTGGCCGCCTGGCTGAAGGGACGGGGAAGCACGAGCGCGTGCATCGGCTATTTCGGTCACGTCGATCCGAAAGTCTACGGGATCGATTTCACGCTTCCGTCCCCGGCCCCCGCGCCGGGCCTTTGCGCGATCAGCGCGAACTTCCTCGGCGGTTATCCTTACGCGATCACGTACGCCGGCAATGGCATCCGAGGGGTGCGCGCCGGCGCATGGAGCTGGTACGACCGGCTCGAGCCGGTCGCGAGAATTGGTCGCTCGATCTACGTGTTCGATGTCACTGCCGAAGACGTCGCGCGACTGGGCAGCACACCGGCGCCGCGTGTTCCTTGA
- a CDS encoding DNA-3-methyladenine glycosylase I, with the protein MADRLKRCPWVDLGKPDYVAYHDKEWGVPVRDDRRIFEFLTLEAAQAGLSWYTILRKRESYRTAFADFDPERVARFTPARIEKLLQDPGIVRNRLKVQCAVANARCFLAVQKEFGSFSKYIWAFVDGRPIVSSGLRRIEDYPPRTDLSDTISKDLKKRGFRFVGTTIVYAHLQATGIVNDHAVDCFRRKQLVGTRGGRSK; encoded by the coding sequence GTGGCAGACCGCCTCAAGCGTTGTCCGTGGGTGGACCTCGGCAAGCCGGACTACGTCGCCTACCACGACAAGGAATGGGGGGTGCCTGTCCGCGACGACCGGCGCATCTTCGAGTTCCTGACGCTGGAGGCCGCGCAGGCGGGCCTCAGCTGGTACACGATCCTGAGAAAGCGCGAGTCCTACAGGACGGCATTCGCCGATTTCGATCCGGAGCGCGTCGCGCGCTTCACGCCGGCACGCATCGAGAAACTGCTGCAAGACCCTGGCATCGTGCGAAACCGTCTCAAGGTGCAGTGCGCGGTCGCCAACGCCAGATGTTTCCTGGCCGTGCAGAAGGAGTTCGGCTCGTTCTCCAAATACATCTGGGCGTTCGTCGACGGCAGGCCCATCGTCTCGAGCGGTCTTCGACGCATCGAGGATTATCCCCCGCGCACCGACCTGTCGGACACGATCAGCAAGGATCTCAAGAAGCGCGGTTTCCGTTTCGTCGGCACGACGATCGTTTACGCGCACCTGCAGGCCACCGGCATCGTCAACGATCACGCCGTCGATTGCTTCCGGCGCAAGCAGCTCGTCGGCACTCGCGGCGGACGCTCGAAATAG
- the recO gene encoding DNA repair protein RecO, whose amino-acid sequence MEETVTSAFVLRGRNFGESDRIVVLLTEAAGKISAIAKGARRSTRRFAGGALEPFQELQVRLDRKSQFSLAFLHESRVLGSNRALAANLDAYAWGSYLTELAELMTADRDPCPDLYELYRDVVSRLGRDAVEPLAHHFVLGLLDRSGWAPDFDACGICAEPVTEYSRPILDSRGSGVICARHEAEAAGVDPSSGSFRPSRRVIDPELMAYVREAAARVPPQASPDVARLATALLERLVDLHLQKPLRSRAFLKSLAREFADGTNQTDENADKDASGASPGDLEKKELT is encoded by the coding sequence ATGGAAGAAACCGTCACCAGTGCCTTCGTCCTGAGGGGCCGCAACTTCGGCGAGTCCGACCGCATCGTCGTGCTGCTGACCGAGGCCGCCGGCAAGATTTCCGCGATCGCGAAGGGGGCCCGGCGCTCGACCCGTCGCTTTGCCGGGGGTGCTCTCGAGCCTTTCCAGGAACTCCAGGTGCGGCTTGATCGTAAGTCTCAGTTTTCATTGGCTTTTCTTCACGAGAGCCGCGTGCTCGGGTCGAACCGGGCGTTGGCGGCCAACCTCGATGCCTACGCGTGGGGCTCCTATTTGACGGAGCTGGCCGAGTTGATGACCGCCGACCGGGACCCCTGCCCCGACCTGTATGAGCTCTACCGCGACGTCGTCAGCCGCCTCGGCCGCGACGCCGTCGAGCCGCTGGCTCACCATTTCGTGCTCGGGCTGCTCGACCGCAGCGGCTGGGCACCCGACTTCGACGCCTGCGGAATCTGCGCGGAGCCGGTCACCGAGTACTCGCGGCCCATCCTCGACAGCCGCGGCAGCGGCGTCATCTGCGCGCGCCACGAAGCCGAAGCCGCCGGAGTCGATCCTTCGAGCGGGAGCTTCCGCCCTAGCCGCCGCGTCATCGATCCGGAGCTGATGGCGTATGTCCGCGAAGCCGCCGCGAGGGTTCCGCCGCAGGCGTCGCCCGACGTCGCGCGGCTGGCCACTGCGCTGCTCGAGCGGCTGGTCGACCTGCACCTGCAAAAGCCGCTGCGCTCGCGCGCGTTCCTCAAGTCTCTGGCGCGCGAGTTCGCGGACGGCACAAACCAGACCGACGAGAACGCGGACAAGGACGCCTCGGGAGCGAGCCCCGGTGACCTCGAAAAAAAGGAGCTGACGTGA
- a CDS encoding polyprenol monophosphomannose synthase: MPDPATSPAVVIPTYNESENIVRLVDAILALPLGAHVVVVDDNSPDGTGRLLDEYAARDSRLHVVHRPAKLGLGTAHIAGIRRAQELGLDPIGTMDADFSHHPRYIPDLVAGLEQSDVMIGSRYVPGGGTRDFKLHRRLLSRGANAFARGLLGLEPADCTAGFRFYRREALAAVDLDQIFSNGYSFLIEILYLVQASGAAVGETPILFEDRREGVSKISRKEIARAIYTVLRLFVQRGRIRAPA, from the coding sequence ATGCCCGACCCCGCGACGAGCCCTGCTGTCGTCATCCCGACGTACAACGAGAGCGAGAACATCGTCCGTCTCGTCGACGCGATTCTTGCGCTGCCGCTCGGCGCCCACGTCGTTGTCGTCGACGACAATTCTCCCGACGGCACCGGGCGGCTGCTCGACGAGTACGCGGCGCGCGACTCGCGCCTGCACGTCGTGCACCGCCCCGCCAAGCTCGGCCTCGGCACGGCGCACATCGCCGGGATTCGCCGCGCCCAGGAGCTCGGGCTGGATCCGATCGGCACCATGGATGCGGATTTCTCGCATCATCCGCGCTACATCCCCGACCTCGTCGCGGGGCTCGAACAAAGCGACGTGATGATCGGATCGCGCTACGTGCCGGGCGGAGGCACGCGCGATTTCAAGCTGCACCGGCGCCTGCTCAGCCGCGGCGCCAATGCGTTCGCGCGCGGGCTGCTCGGGCTCGAGCCCGCCGACTGCACGGCCGGCTTCCGCTTCTATCGCCGCGAGGCGCTGGCGGCGGTCGATCTGGACCAGATTTTCTCGAACGGCTACTCGTTCCTGATCGAGATCCTCTACCTCGTGCAGGCCTCCGGCGCGGCCGTCGGCGAGACGCCGATCCTGTTCGAAGATCGCCGCGAGGGCGTCTCGAAGATCTCGCGCAAGGAGATCGCCCGCGCGATCTACACGGTGCTGCGCCTCTTCGTGCAGCGAGGCCGCATCCGCGCCCCGGCATAA